CGAAACGTGTTATTACTTTTTCCTAGCCTAGCGCGGCATCAGTTCATACGCTGAGCTGAAGCTGACCCAAGTAGGTAGTGCTGCGCATGTTAGCATCCGATTTTAGCGCTGGCGCAGCCTATTAGCTTGAGGAAGTATACCGCTCTATTTGCCGGTGCTTTTTACTCGTTTTTTCGCCGAGTATCGACTTGGGTGAAAAAGGAATAACTCGTTGATCTATACATGCTTATCAGCCGCTCCCTATGTCTATGCTTCCCGCTGACGATGCTTGTATCGCGCAGCTAGCAGCCGAAAAATCCCGCCGTGTGCAAGCAGAGGCCGCCTTGGCCGCTGCTGAAGCTCGTGTTGTCGCTCTCGAACAGCAGCTAGCTATGACTGCGAGCACAGCGCAGCGCCGTCACCACCAATTAATTGCCTTCTCGCAACACCTAGGTACCGGCTTGGCCTTAGTAGATCAGGCGGGGCATATCGAGTTTGTCAACGAACCATTTCGGGAATTATTCGACTTAAAATCGGACTCTACCCGGGCAGACGCGTGCCCAATTTACCCCTCCCACCCCGCTTCCCTTGAGGGAGCTTTTCACGATCCTGCCACCTTCGTTGCCCAGGCCTGCGCTCGACATCAAGACGGCCAAACGGCCCTGTTAGGTCAGCTTCAGCTTGCCGATGGTCGCGTCGTAGAGCTCGACTATCTGATTTTGGAGCAGCACCAGGCCGGACGTCTGATTTGCTACCACGACGTGACGACGCGCCACCAGCAAGATGCGCAGCTGCGCACGCTGGCCTACATTCTTGAGCAGCATCCGAACCCAATTCTACGGCTGACTCCCGCTGGCGAGGTGCTCTACGCCAACCCTGCGGCAGCACCACTCGCCGAGACGCTCGGCGCTGCCGAGCCAGGAAATGTCCGGCACGAATTATTGCTGCTAGTTCAGCAGGCGCTGCACACCGGCAATTCGCATCAGCAGGAGCTAGCCCTTGCCGATCAGTACTACCTGGTTACGGTAATGGCCGTGCCCGGTGAGACCTACGCTACCCTCTACCTGACCGACATCACGGCGCGGCGCCAAGCGGAGCAGGAACTGGTGCGCCAGCGTACGTTCTACGAGATGGTGCTGGAACAGGTACCAGCTGGCGTCGCCGTGTTCGATCCTGATCATCGCTATTTATTTGTCAACCCGTTGCTAGAGCCCGATCCAGCGATACGGGCTTGGCTTATTGGCAAAGACAACTTTGAATCGTGCGCGTACCGGCACCGGCCACGGGAGATGGCCGAGCGGCGGCAAGAGTATTTTACCAGAACGGTGCAGGAGCGGAAAGAGGTGACCTGGGAAGAAACCCTTGTGCAGCCCCGGATAGGGTTGCGACACTTTATGCGCCGCTACCGGCCGGTTTTGGCGCCGGATGGCAACGTACTCGTTGTCGTGAGTTCGGGAATAGATATTACCGAACGTCATCAGGCAGAAATCCGGCTGGCGGAGCAACAGCTCTTCATGCAGCAACTGGTAGACACCATTCCGAGCATGTTGTGCGTGCTTACCTCAGCAGAGCATATTTCTTTTTCTAATGCCGCTTTTCAGAAATTCTGGAAGCAGGATAAGGAATCGATAGAAATGCGCAGGCAAACGAAGTCATTCGAACAATTTGTGACCTGGAATCGTCAAGTATTAGAGCAGCAATGTGTTGTTCAGGCTGAATTACCGATTGAGGTACCAGGTGGCGAGGTTCGGTACTTCCAAATGGATAAGCGACCCCTGCGGCAGCATGATGGATCGATAGCAGTACTCACGCTACACACAGATATTACGGAGATCAAGCGCCTGCGCGAGCAAACGGAGCGACGCGAAAAGCAGTACTACGAC
This Hymenobacter sp. GOD-10R DNA region includes the following protein-coding sequences:
- a CDS encoding PAS domain S-box protein, which gives rise to MSMLPADDACIAQLAAEKSRRVQAEAALAAAEARVVALEQQLAMTASTAQRRHHQLIAFSQHLGTGLALVDQAGHIEFVNEPFRELFDLKSDSTRADACPIYPSHPASLEGAFHDPATFVAQACARHQDGQTALLGQLQLADGRVVELDYLILEQHQAGRLICYHDVTTRHQQDAQLRTLAYILEQHPNPILRLTPAGEVLYANPAAAPLAETLGAAEPGNVRHELLLLVQQALHTGNSHQQELALADQYYLVTVMAVPGETYATLYLTDITARRQAEQELVRQRTFYEMVLEQVPAGVAVFDPDHRYLFVNPLLEPDPAIRAWLIGKDNFESCAYRHRPREMAERRQEYFTRTVQERKEVTWEETLVQPRIGLRHFMRRYRPVLAPDGNVLVVVSSGIDITERHQAEIRLAEQQLFMQQLVDTIPSMLCVLTSAEHISFSNAAFQKFWKQDKESIEMRRQTKSFEQFVTWNRQVLEQQCVVQAELPIEVPGGEVRYFQMDKRPLRQHDGSIAVLTLHTDITEIKRLREQTERREKQYYDLVYYSQALICTHDLQGKILSVNPAIERLLGAPASRLIGHNLRDALPPEHRGDFDAYLAGASQPQPSVMTITTTKGEKRYLHYYTYQVAEAGQEPYVVASGYDITPGVRAERALQQAKKEAEENARAKESFLARMSHEIRTPLNGVLGMAALLAKTPLSQTQQEYLTTMEQAGQHLLALVNDVLDMAKITTQHLQLEQAAFDPNVVLQGVRQTLANLAEHKGLRLTTEYLPAGSPAVLGDAYRLRQVLLNLVGNAIKFTEEGSVHLGVAVQQETPEALTLRFWVQDTGIGISQEQQESIFDAFTQASSEISRRFGGTGLGLAISQQLVQHMDGTLALCSAPEQGSTFSFTLTLPRAEALPAAPNQLPTNEPVNYEALRDLHVLLAEDNMVNQWIAIVMLEHWGVCVEAVGTGTDALNRLQNKRYDAAILDIQMPGLSGVEVATAIRQHPSPEYATIPLIALTANAFEADLAKYLVAGMSACLTKPFEEAALLQLLVQLTKDQPRINS